From a region of the Coffea arabica cultivar ET-39 chromosome 3e, Coffea Arabica ET-39 HiFi, whole genome shotgun sequence genome:
- the LOC113734967 gene encoding DNA-directed RNA polymerases II, IV and V subunit 11, translating into MNAPDRYERFVVPEGVKKVSYERDTKIINAASFTVEREDHTIGNILRMQLHRDPDVLFAGYKLPHPLQYKIIVRIHTTSQSSPMQAYNQAVNDLDKELDHLKSAFEAELAKHSREY; encoded by the exons ATGAACGCCCCAGATCGTTACGAGCGTTTCGTGGTTCCCGAAGGCGTGAAAAA gGTCTCGTACGAGAGGGATACGAAGATTATCAATGCAGCTTCGTTCACTGTTGAGAGAGAGGACCACACCATCGGCAACATTCTCCGCAT GCAACTGCATAGGGACCCTGATGTCCTTTTTGCTGGCTACAAGCTTCCACACCCCCTTCAGTACAAAATCATAGTCAGG ATTCACACAACCAGTCAATCTTCACCAATGCAAGCATATAACCAGGCTGTTAATGATCTAGACAAGGAGCTTGATCATCTGAAGAGTGCATTTGAG GCTGAGCTG